A single region of the Microcella sp. genome encodes:
- a CDS encoding DUF6804 family protein, which produces MALAPGLLGAIAAIVGVFAIGNELFFVVSFVIAVLALIIGWFAVQSRQWWWLPLPAAIAVVWNPVIPLALADAVWLPLQYAAAAGFIVAGLVIRVSDHDR; this is translated from the coding sequence ATGGCGCTCGCACCCGGCCTGCTGGGGGCCATCGCAGCTATTGTCGGGGTCTTCGCCATCGGCAATGAACTGTTTTTCGTCGTCAGTTTCGTGATCGCCGTGCTCGCGCTCATTATCGGATGGTTTGCGGTCCAGTCGCGCCAGTGGTGGTGGTTGCCACTTCCGGCCGCGATCGCAGTGGTGTGGAACCCGGTGATTCCGCTCGCACTCGCGGATGCGGTCTGGCTCCCGTTGCAGTACGCGGCTGCCGCCGGGTTCATCGTCGCTGGTCTTGTCATTCGCGTGTCGGACCACGATCGATAG
- a CDS encoding bile acid:sodium symporter has protein sequence MLALLLFATFLGVPIIELGRAFRDWKFLSTVVVVNFVVVPIVVFGLSRFVEDDQGLFFGLLLVLLTPCVDYVIVFTGLAGGSKARLLAATPLLMLLQIMLLPLYLLVIAGPDLTGLVEIEPFVEAFVVLIVIPLVGAAYVQAIARRFAIGRRIEEVMAAAMVPLMMLTLAVIIGSQIAAVGSEALTLLRLLPLYAGFAIIMLLVGVGASRVAKLDTPGTGAVIFSGVTRNSLVVLPLALALPVELAIAPLAVVTQTLVELVVMVLFVRLVPALVRGSQSPTVSGSTGN, from the coding sequence GTGCTTGCTCTTCTCCTCTTCGCGACCTTCCTTGGCGTGCCGATCATCGAGCTCGGTAGGGCCTTTCGTGACTGGAAGTTCCTCAGCACTGTGGTGGTCGTCAACTTTGTCGTCGTTCCGATTGTTGTGTTTGGGCTATCTCGGTTTGTGGAAGATGACCAGGGGCTGTTTTTCGGGCTGCTGCTGGTGCTGCTCACGCCGTGCGTCGACTACGTCATCGTCTTCACTGGTTTAGCGGGGGGATCGAAAGCTCGATTGTTGGCAGCTACGCCATTGCTGATGCTTTTGCAGATCATGTTGCTGCCGCTTTATCTCTTGGTGATCGCCGGCCCGGACCTCACCGGACTGGTAGAGATCGAGCCTTTCGTCGAGGCGTTCGTCGTTCTGATTGTCATTCCGCTCGTCGGGGCGGCCTACGTGCAAGCCATTGCTCGTCGCTTTGCGATCGGTCGCCGAATCGAAGAGGTGATGGCGGCGGCGATGGTACCCCTCATGATGCTGACCCTCGCCGTGATCATCGGATCTCAGATCGCCGCAGTCGGTAGCGAGGCGCTCACGCTTCTCAGGTTGCTGCCGCTGTACGCGGGTTTCGCGATCATCATGCTCCTCGTGGGAGTCGGTGCGAGCCGGGTTGCAAAGCTCGACACTCCGGGCACGGGAGCAGTGATCTTCAGTGGTGTGACCCGAAACTCACTTGTCGTACTCCCACTTGCCCTCGCGCTCCCCGTGGAGCTGGCTATCGCTCCGCTGGCCGTCGTCACCCAGACTCTCGTAGAGCTTGTCGTCATGGTGCTATTCGTGCGGCTGGTGCCAGCACTCGTTCGTGGTTCCCAATCCCCCACAGTCAGCGGCAGTACTGGCAACTAG
- a CDS encoding DUF1508 domain-containing protein produces the protein MAAWAGETFASESNARRAALAFKAGAATASYEVYADTGGNWRWRARRASDKVAASGESFDSKSNAERAAVNVRDNARYAPGP, from the coding sequence ATGGCCGCTTGGGCTGGGGAGACTTTCGCTTCGGAGTCGAACGCCAGGAGGGCAGCACTCGCGTTCAAAGCGGGCGCTGCCACGGCAAGTTACGAGGTCTACGCCGACACCGGAGGAAACTGGCGTTGGCGCGCGCGGCGGGCGAGCGACAAAGTGGCCGCCTCCGGGGAAAGCTTCGACTCGAAGTCCAACGCGGAGCGGGCCGCTGTGAACGTGAGAGACAACGCACGATATGCGCCTGGGCCCTAA
- a CDS encoding thioredoxin family protein translates to MEITLQYFDGCPNWEVLDRRLAELLDGRSDIRVTRQLVETAEDAERLGFHGSPTVLVDGVDPFADEHTPVGLACRVFRTPAGLGGSPTVEQLCEAISGPALTGDA, encoded by the coding sequence ATGGAGATCACCCTGCAGTACTTCGACGGCTGCCCGAACTGGGAAGTACTCGACCGCCGGCTTGCTGAGCTGCTCGACGGTCGATCAGATATCCGCGTCACACGACAGTTGGTCGAGACCGCCGAGGACGCCGAGCGCCTCGGATTCCACGGGTCACCGACCGTCCTCGTCGACGGCGTCGATCCCTTCGCCGACGAGCACACGCCGGTCGGGCTCGCCTGCCGGGTGTTCCGTACCCCTGCCGGGCTGGGAGGCTCTCCGACCGTCGAGCAACTGTGCGAAGCGATTTCCGGCCCGGCTCTGACGGGTGATGCTTGA
- a CDS encoding vitamin K epoxide reductase family protein has protein sequence MVDLQADVRAASDVRSWLPLSILLIIGGAIGWLASTALLIERVRSLQNPQEALACDISPFVSCGALFDRWQASLLGFPNPVIGVAGFVAPIVVGLALLAGARFAPWFWRIVVLGLFGAWAFVTWLFVQSAFVIGVLCPYCLVVWAATIPLWWAALVVTMANGQWSGGATRTLGLALKPYVVAVIVANYALIVVTIVVRFPYVFVM, from the coding sequence ATGGTCGATCTTCAGGCTGATGTTCGAGCCGCGAGCGACGTGCGCTCATGGCTTCCATTGTCAATCTTGTTGATCATTGGTGGAGCGATCGGCTGGTTGGCATCGACCGCACTGTTGATCGAGCGGGTTCGTTCTTTGCAGAACCCGCAGGAGGCTCTTGCGTGTGACATCAGCCCCTTCGTGTCGTGCGGTGCTCTCTTCGACCGTTGGCAGGCATCTCTGCTCGGATTTCCGAACCCTGTGATCGGGGTGGCGGGTTTCGTCGCCCCGATCGTGGTCGGCCTCGCGTTGCTTGCTGGTGCCAGGTTCGCGCCGTGGTTTTGGCGAATCGTAGTTCTGGGGTTGTTCGGAGCGTGGGCCTTCGTCACCTGGCTGTTCGTGCAGAGCGCATTCGTCATCGGAGTGCTGTGCCCTTACTGCTTGGTGGTGTGGGCGGCGACAATTCCTCTGTGGTGGGCCGCCCTGGTGGTCACGATGGCCAACGGGCAGTGGAGCGGAGGAGCGACGCGCACTCTTGGTCTCGCCCTCAAGCCGTATGTGGTGGCCGTCATCGTCGCGAACTACGCGCTCATCGTCGTGACGATCGTCGTGCGGTTTCCCTACGTTTTCGTGATGTGA
- the lnt gene encoding apolipoprotein N-acyltransferase: MLVSAVAGFSLDLATPAVGWWPLTFVSVTLALMTLIGRSAGGAMLVGTVYGVVFYATHLVWVGVYLGPVPWVALAGLEAVLFGFGAIPIALAYQWSARYRERGTVQLVAVPALIGGLWTAREVVMGAWPYTGFPWARLGMTQVDGPFPEVASWTGVTGLSFLIAVGCAALLQWGRAGGIHHPASALPAAVIGMGLLLVPAFPTSDAGSFQVGWVQGNGPTGYFDDRSSGDVLTAQTAATVPVLGQPMDLLVWPEGSVDSDPLQDRRTAAALDELTARAGAPVLVNAATARGGNVFNTSILWTQGDVGRQLHDKVNPVPFGEYVPDRWFYELLAPDLIGLIQREYTPGTNPPAVTVNGIGVGLAICFDVIYDSVIWEGARQGAQVYVFQTNNADFRGTDENLQQLAFARMRAIETGRSVVNVSTVGTSQVIAPDGTTIASAGVDIAAAAVTTVPLRTGLTPASILGPAITTGITLMAIGGLMVFGILHRIPRPNASTPRRRIARPHPMLGLSTESTC; this comes from the coding sequence GTGCTGGTCTCGGCTGTCGCGGGGTTCTCGTTGGATCTGGCGACCCCCGCGGTTGGGTGGTGGCCGCTCACTTTCGTCAGCGTCACCCTCGCCCTGATGACACTGATCGGCCGCAGCGCCGGTGGGGCGATGCTGGTCGGTACCGTATATGGCGTCGTGTTTTACGCCACCCACTTGGTGTGGGTCGGCGTCTACCTCGGCCCGGTCCCCTGGGTCGCTCTCGCGGGCCTAGAAGCCGTCCTGTTCGGATTCGGCGCGATCCCGATCGCGCTCGCCTACCAGTGGAGCGCACGCTACCGGGAGCGGGGCACTGTGCAGCTGGTCGCAGTTCCCGCGCTGATCGGCGGGTTGTGGACGGCCAGGGAAGTGGTGATGGGTGCATGGCCGTATACGGGGTTCCCGTGGGCCCGGCTCGGGATGACTCAAGTCGACGGGCCGTTCCCGGAGGTAGCGTCCTGGACCGGCGTCACCGGGCTGTCGTTTCTCATTGCGGTTGGGTGCGCCGCCCTTCTGCAGTGGGGCCGCGCAGGCGGCATCCACCACCCGGCCAGCGCGCTACCCGCCGCCGTGATTGGGATGGGTCTGCTGCTAGTGCCGGCGTTCCCCACCAGCGACGCCGGATCGTTTCAGGTTGGGTGGGTGCAGGGGAACGGACCCACCGGTTACTTTGACGACCGCTCATCTGGTGACGTGCTCACCGCGCAGACCGCCGCGACCGTACCCGTCCTCGGGCAACCTATGGACCTACTGGTGTGGCCGGAAGGCAGCGTCGACAGTGACCCGCTCCAGGACCGCCGCACCGCGGCGGCGCTCGACGAGCTGACCGCTAGGGCGGGCGCCCCTGTGTTGGTGAATGCCGCCACCGCCCGAGGGGGCAACGTGTTCAACACCTCGATTCTGTGGACCCAAGGCGACGTGGGGCGGCAGCTGCACGACAAGGTAAACCCGGTCCCGTTTGGAGAATATGTACCCGACCGCTGGTTTTACGAACTTCTCGCCCCCGACCTGATCGGTCTCATCCAACGCGAATACACCCCCGGCACGAACCCGCCCGCTGTCACCGTGAACGGAATCGGGGTGGGATTGGCGATTTGCTTCGACGTGATCTACGACTCTGTGATCTGGGAGGGTGCCCGTCAGGGTGCGCAGGTGTACGTGTTCCAAACGAACAATGCTGACTTCCGCGGCACCGACGAGAACCTCCAACAGCTCGCCTTCGCGCGCATGCGCGCGATCGAGACTGGCCGCTCCGTCGTCAACGTCTCCACCGTGGGCACCAGCCAGGTCATTGCCCCCGACGGCACCACTATCGCCTCCGCCGGAGTGGACATTGCCGCCGCTGCCGTGACAACCGTCCCCTTGCGCACCGGACTGACCCCCGCCAGCATCCTTGGACCTGCGATCACCACCGGAATCACCCTCATGGCGATCGGCGGACTGATGGTGTTCGGCATCCTGCACCGCATCCCACGCCCGAATGCCTCGACCCCGAGAAGACGAATCGCACGCCCGCACCCGATGCTCGGTCTCTCGACGGAATCGACCTGCTGA
- a CDS encoding cytochrome c oxidase assembly protein — MTTPLAPPGLDEFLGLSATTSFALPIAAMTIAVLYLIGAIGMWATGRRWSVARTISFVIGCGVIAATTGSALEDYSQVMLSVFMFEQLTLMMLVPPLLVLGSPGRLLLRSVPHRGLGRVVLAVSLSSLRSRSTRWLLHPVFSVSIFLLLFYGLYLGDLLDPILGLPIGHASLELVFLIAGIVFTIPILSDGPLPIRMSYPARALDLAAEVALHAFFGVFLMMSPTLFTDYFANPPASLGIDPLVDQGVAGGLAWSYGEAPTVLVLMYILHRWFRDDTDKATAADARADQHGNADLDAYNEYLARLRSRGGSDSSPAGEPG, encoded by the coding sequence GTGACGACTCCCCTGGCGCCCCCCGGCCTTGACGAGTTCTTGGGCCTGTCAGCGACGACGTCCTTCGCTCTTCCGATCGCGGCGATGACGATTGCCGTGCTATACCTCATCGGCGCGATCGGGATGTGGGCTACTGGCCGACGTTGGTCGGTCGCACGCACCATATCTTTCGTCATCGGGTGTGGGGTGATCGCGGCCACGACGGGTTCGGCTCTTGAGGATTACAGCCAGGTGATGCTGTCGGTGTTCATGTTCGAGCAGCTGACACTGATGATGCTCGTTCCGCCGCTTCTGGTGCTCGGCTCGCCCGGGCGCCTGTTGCTGCGGAGCGTGCCGCACCGCGGGCTGGGCAGAGTCGTGCTGGCCGTGTCTCTGTCATCGCTGCGCAGCAGGTCAACGCGATGGCTGCTGCACCCAGTGTTCAGTGTCTCGATCTTCCTGCTGCTGTTCTACGGCCTCTACCTTGGGGACCTTCTCGATCCCATCCTCGGGCTTCCCATCGGGCACGCTTCTCTCGAACTCGTCTTCTTGATTGCTGGCATCGTGTTCACCATTCCCATCCTCAGCGACGGTCCGCTTCCGATCCGCATGTCGTACCCGGCGCGAGCGTTAGACCTCGCAGCCGAGGTGGCCCTGCACGCGTTCTTCGGGGTCTTCCTGATGATGAGTCCAACGCTCTTCACCGACTATTTTGCCAACCCGCCGGCATCACTCGGTATCGATCCTCTTGTCGACCAGGGGGTGGCCGGCGGTTTGGCGTGGTCGTACGGCGAGGCGCCGACTGTGCTCGTGCTCATGTATATCCTCCATCGATGGTTCCGAGACGACACCGACAAGGCGACAGCGGCGGATGCTCGCGCAGACCAGCACGGAAATGCCGACCTCGACGCCTACAACGAGTACCTGGCGCGTCTGCGCAGCCGCGGTGGCTCAGATTCCTCTCCTGCTGGTGAACCCGGATGA
- a CDS encoding signal peptidase II: MTPDTNTDVESASASGERPQRGRWRLTAWALLIAVVVVVIDQGTKVWAEATLSEHERIPLIGDLLGLQLAYNPGAAFSFGESFTWVFALIAVAATATAIVFAFRVRRPGWAIVIGALGGAAASHAGDRLFRQPGFARGHVVDFLAYGNWFIGNLADIVIVTATIAGALLMLRGTEN; encoded by the coding sequence ATGACCCCGGACACGAATACCGACGTTGAGTCGGCATCGGCGTCGGGAGAGCGTCCGCAGAGAGGACGCTGGCGGCTCACTGCCTGGGCGCTTCTGATCGCCGTGGTCGTCGTCGTGATCGATCAGGGAACGAAAGTGTGGGCCGAGGCCACCCTGTCGGAGCACGAGCGCATCCCGCTGATCGGCGACCTGTTGGGCCTGCAGCTCGCGTACAACCCCGGCGCGGCGTTCTCCTTCGGGGAGAGCTTCACCTGGGTGTTCGCTCTCATCGCCGTCGCGGCCACGGCCACCGCGATCGTGTTCGCGTTCCGGGTCCGACGCCCCGGGTGGGCGATCGTGATCGGTGCGCTCGGCGGGGCCGCTGCTTCGCACGCCGGCGACCGGCTTTTCCGCCAACCAGGATTCGCCCGGGGGCACGTCGTCGACTTCCTCGCCTACGGCAACTGGTTCATCGGGAACCTCGCCGACATCGTGATCGTCACCGCTACGATTGCCGGAGCGCTCCTGATGCTCCGCGGCACCGAGAACTGA
- a CDS encoding cadmium resistance transporter: MLATIGSAIGLFAATNIDDIVVLTVLFLASSRGKPRPWQIVAGQYLGFITLVVISVIAALGLTIVPDEWVGFLGLIPLGIGIWTLIRGLRRNGDDDDDDSKITAVGLWGVAGITIANGADNISLYTPIFRTSSPGDVAVMIVVFLILVAVWCAAGRLIGTHKAVTETLERVEHWLVPVVFIGLGLFILIESGVIVRLFEALA, encoded by the coding sequence ATGCTCGCAACCATCGGGTCGGCGATCGGCCTGTTCGCGGCGACCAACATCGACGACATCGTCGTGCTCACCGTGCTGTTCCTCGCCTCCAGCCGGGGAAAGCCGCGACCGTGGCAGATCGTCGCAGGCCAGTACCTCGGGTTCATCACACTCGTCGTGATCAGCGTGATCGCCGCGCTCGGTCTCACGATCGTCCCGGACGAATGGGTCGGCTTCCTGGGTCTGATCCCGCTCGGCATCGGCATCTGGACGCTCATTCGCGGCCTGCGCCGTAACGGCGACGACGATGATGACGACTCCAAGATCACCGCGGTCGGACTATGGGGGGTCGCCGGGATCACGATCGCCAACGGGGCCGACAACATCTCCCTCTACACGCCGATCTTCCGCACCAGCTCGCCCGGCGACGTCGCGGTCATGATCGTCGTGTTCCTGATCCTCGTCGCCGTCTGGTGCGCTGCCGGGCGACTGATCGGCACCCACAAGGCCGTCACCGAAACGCTCGAACGTGTCGAGCACTGGCTCGTCCCCGTCGTGTTCATCGGCCTGGGCCTGTTCATCCTCATTGAATCCGGCGTTATCGTCCGTCTCTTCGAGGCCCTCGCATGA
- a CDS encoding thioredoxin domain-containing protein — MNANTNVKISLLLTGLMIVVVVAFIIVAIVQAPSPAAAPGTDEVTPSESVLQPDTHILDDAGEGAATLVEFLDFECEACGAFYPVVEELREEFAGEVTFAFRYFPLPGHVNSTTAALAVEAAAQQGKLEEMFARMYETQTQWGESQESKADLFRQYADELGLDLVEYDVAVASPETLERVKADFEDGVSLGVQSTPTFFLNDRPVQLTSFDDLRAAIEAELQR, encoded by the coding sequence GTGAACGCCAACACCAACGTCAAGATCTCCCTCTTGCTGACAGGCCTCATGATCGTCGTCGTCGTCGCCTTCATCATCGTCGCCATCGTGCAAGCGCCCTCTCCCGCCGCGGCGCCCGGCACCGACGAGGTCACACCGAGTGAATCTGTCCTCCAACCCGACACCCACATTCTCGATGACGCCGGCGAGGGCGCTGCGACCCTCGTCGAGTTTCTCGACTTCGAATGCGAGGCATGCGGCGCCTTCTACCCCGTCGTCGAAGAGCTTCGCGAGGAGTTCGCGGGCGAAGTGACATTCGCCTTCCGCTACTTCCCTCTACCGGGCCACGTCAACTCGACAACCGCAGCGCTCGCAGTGGAAGCGGCCGCGCAGCAGGGCAAACTTGAAGAGATGTTCGCCCGTATGTACGAGACGCAGACCCAGTGGGGCGAATCGCAAGAGTCGAAGGCGGATCTCTTCCGCCAGTACGCCGACGAGCTCGGACTCGACCTGGTCGAGTACGACGTGGCGGTGGCTTCACCCGAGACACTTGAGCGGGTGAAAGCAGACTTCGAGGACGGCGTTTCGCTCGGAGTGCAATCGACCCCGACGTTCTTCCTCAACGATCGGCCAGTGCAGCTGACATCGTTTGACGACCTCCGGGCAGCCATCGAGGCCGAGCTGCAGCGATGA